The DNA region GCGTCGGTGCACGGTGACTACCTGATGTTCGATGGGGCGCTGGACATTCCGGGCACCATCGACAAGCTGCTCACCGGCGGTTTGATCGTCAACGGCATCCCGATCACCGGCCAACAGGCGCTCGACGGATTCCTCTCTGGGGGGTTGCGATGAGTCGGCTGGTCCTGGTTCAAGTGGCCATCTTCGCGGTCATCAGCGCCATCGTGGTGCCGTTCGGCATCCGGTACGTGGTGGGTTCGCAGGGTTTTCAGACCCCGACGACGTTGCACGCCACCATGGCCGACGGCTTCGGTCTGACCGCGGGCACCAGCGTCACCGTGCGCGGCGTCGAGGTCGGCACCGTCGCCGCCGTGGGGTTGGGACCCGAGGGCGGGGCCCAGGTGGAGCTGTCGGTCGATCCCGAGGCCCGCATCCCGCGCGATTCGATCATGACCGTCGGCATGGGCACCGCGGCCGGCATCCAAAGCGTGGACATCCTCCCGCAATCCGGTGGGGGGCCGTTCCTGGCCTCCGGCGATACCATCGCCGCGCCGGCCGAACGGCAGCCGGTACAGATGGATCGCGTCATGCAGGAAGCCGGCCGGCTGATCAAGGGCATCGACGCTCGGGCGGTCGCGGATGTCTCCACCGAGCTGTCGGATTCGTTCACCGGGCTGGGGCCCAGCCTGGCCACGCTGATCGACAACGCCGCCGTCATCTCCCAGGGTCTGCACGACCGCGCCAGAGCGCTGCAGCCCCTGATTGAGGGCACCGCCCGGCTCGTCACGACAATGGCCGCGCAGCAGAGCAGCTTCGTGCGCGGCATGGGCGCCAGCGCGCGGTTCACCACCCAACTCGACGACAACGGGCCGGTGTTTCTCCACCTGACCGACCATTCCCCGGCCGCGCTGGCCTCGGTACGGACTGCGCTGGACACCTACCGCGACACCTTCGGCGCGACGTTGGCCAACCTCGCCACGGTGGCGCCGATCGTCGGCGACCGTACCGAGTCCTTGGCCACCGGACTGACCGCGATTCCGCAGGGGCTCTACGACCTGTCCTCGATTGTCAAGGGCGATCGTGCGAACTTCGCGCTGATCGCCACCCAGGGTCCGGTGTGCGTGCATGACGTCGACCGCCGCACGATCGGCGACATCTCCCCCGTCGAACCCGACCTGGTGCGGTATTGCCCGCCGTCACCGGATATGCAGATGCGCGGCGCGGTCAACGCGCCCCGCCCCAACGACCTCGGCATGCAGAACTCGCAGCTTCCCGGCGGCGTGATCGGGCCGCCGGTGGTGCGCGACCCGATCAAGATCCCGACCCTGGCAGAGCTGGTTTACAAATGGCGAATGATTCTGCGCAACAACGATGTACCGCGCTGATGTGACAACTCCTGGAGGATCCGCAATGGCAACAACCGAGACCGTCACCGACGACGCGAGCGTGGAAACCGAAGCCGACACCGCGCCCGATCCATCCTCGCGCGGCCGGACCCGTCGCGCCCTCGTGGCCCTGTTGGTGGCCGCAGTCCTGACCCTCGGCGGGGCCCTGGGTTACACGCTGTATCAGCAGAGCGAGTTGCATACGCTGCAGCAGGATGCGGTCTCCACGGCCCGCGACTACCTGGTGGCGATGGCGTCGTTCGACTACCAGAATCTGGACGCCAACAAGGGTGCGATCACCGCCGGGTCCACCCCGGAGTTCGCGCACAAGTACGACGAGATGGTGGCGGCGCTGCGCGACATCGTCGTCACCAGCAAGGGCGTCGCGACGGCAGCGGCGGAGCACGTGGCCGTGGAACGGCTGGCCTCCGACGCAGCCACCGTCATCGGGTTCGTCGACCAGCAGGTCACCAATGTCACTGCACCCGAGGGCAACACGCAGCGCTACCGGATGGCGGTCGAGTTGGTTCGCAGCGGCGATCGCTGGCTCGTGAACGACGTGCAGACCCTGTAATCACCCGAAGGAGATCGCGATGCCAGCTCAGTACCTGCCCGTGGAGACGCCACCGGCGTTGACCACCGAGCAGACCCGGATTCAGATCACCCAGCGCACCCCGCGCTGGAACAAGAAGCAGGTCGACCTCACCGACGCGCTCGACTTCTGGTCGGCGGCCGCCTCGGCCGCCAACGTCATCATGCAGCTCAGTCGGCCCGAGGTGGGCTACGGCGTCGCTGAAAGCCGCGTCGAATCCGGGTCGTTGATGCATCATCCCTGGAAACGGCTGCGCACCACCGCACAGTATCTGGCGGTCGCGATCCTGGGCACCGACGAGGAGCGCGCCGCCTATCGGGAGGCCGTCAACGTCGCCCACCGGCAGGTTCGCTCCACTGCCGAGAGCCCCGTCAAATACAACGCCTTCA from Mycolicibacterium sp. MU0053 includes:
- a CDS encoding mce associated protein mas1a; the protein is MATTETVTDDASVETEADTAPDPSSRGRTRRALVALLVAAVLTLGGALGYTLYQQSELHTLQQDAVSTARDYLVAMASFDYQNLDANKGAITAGSTPEFAHKYDEMVAALRDIVVTSKGVATAAAEHVAVERLASDAATVIGFVDQQVTNVTAPEGNTQRYRMAVELVRSGDRWLVNDVQTL
- a CDS encoding MCE family protein; this encodes MSRLVLVQVAIFAVISAIVVPFGIRYVVGSQGFQTPTTLHATMADGFGLTAGTSVTVRGVEVGTVAAVGLGPEGGAQVELSVDPEARIPRDSIMTVGMGTAAGIQSVDILPQSGGGPFLASGDTIAAPAERQPVQMDRVMQEAGRLIKGIDARAVADVSTELSDSFTGLGPSLATLIDNAAVISQGLHDRARALQPLIEGTARLVTTMAAQQSSFVRGMGASARFTTQLDDNGPVFLHLTDHSPAALASVRTALDTYRDTFGATLANLATVAPIVGDRTESLATGLTAIPQGLYDLSSIVKGDRANFALIATQGPVCVHDVDRRTIGDISPVEPDLVRYCPPSPDMQMRGAVNAPRPNDLGMQNSQLPGGVIGPPVVRDPIKIPTLAELVYKWRMILRNNDVPR